A single Lactuca sativa cultivar Salinas chromosome 8, Lsat_Salinas_v11, whole genome shotgun sequence DNA region contains:
- the LOC111913208 gene encoding kinesin-like protein KIN-UC isoform X1, whose protein sequence is MASGVRMLNNGSSKHEKQHVTPPPSARTVGSGGAPSVRSKTPSSSASRRSVTPNSRSHTRQSDDDAEPGRVRVAIRLRPKNTEDLSDADFFDCVELQPELMKLKLKKNNWSSDSYRFDEVFTESASQKRVYEAVAKPVVEGVLNGYNGTIMAYGQTGTGKTYTLGKLGKDDASERGIMVRALEDIIASASPASDSVEMSYLQIYMESVQDLLAPEKVNIPIVDDPKNGEVSVPGAAVVKIQNLDHFLHLLQIGEANRHAANTRMNTESSRSHAILMVSVRRSVIDKEENDTSFQGKDDTSVLVGGHVIPTVRKSKLLIVDLAGSERLDKSGSEGHLVEETKFINLSLSSLGKCINALAENSPHIPTRDSKLTRLLRDSFGGSARTSLIVTIGPSSRYHTETASTIMFGQRAMKVVNYVKLKEEFDYESLCHKLENQIDILTKEVDRQQKSKADNTLRLENNLKECQNSFEEAQKSLIARCEVLEKDKSQLELEMKDVLKELNFQKDQNEIVCKEVERLERSLKHCEKYEVETSTYQKVLADTTQMYEKKISELMSQLDDERERSNNIDQQLNSMKNLLSGHEKSMEQYEIECSTYQKALAETTQMYEKRIMELVIQVEDEHERYVGLEDDMISLKKASSDHHSSLQEIDTLRKELQEMSQLHEAALDELELVKTEYKSLSSEKDKLSNELFTVREALSLEEKRRKAVEKELSSIKNAVPESEDDFEDKRPSMKENIARGSTNGAPLGLHNSNKSRESNSFQRTTIAKICEEVGLQKILALLQSADLDVQTHAVKVVANLAAEDINQEKIVQEGGLDALLILLRTSQNTTLLRVASGAIANLAMNELNQGLIMGKGGAALLAHTSSKTDDPQTLRMVAGAIANLCGNEKLHLLLIEQGGVRALLGMVRSGNNDVIAQVARGLANFAKCETRAITQGHKEGRSLLMDDGVLSWLLANSNTSSISTRRHIELALCHLAQNEDNTRDFVTSGGVKQLARISVESSRDDIRSLAKKILRLNRAFQAEVQHG, encoded by the exons ATGGCTTCCGGTGTCAGAATGCTGAACAATGGTAGTAGTAAGCATGAGAAACAGCATGTTACGCCACCGCCTTCTGCTAGAACTGTTGGCAGCGGAGGTGCTCCCTCCGTTCGCTCTAAAACACCGTCTTCTTCCGCTTCCAGACGTTCTGTTACCCCCAATTCTCGTTCTCACACTCGGCAGAGCGACGACGACGCAG AACCTGGAAGAGTGAGAGTTGCTATTAGACTACGACCAAAAAACACAGAGGATCTTTCAGATGCTGATTTTTTCGACTGTGTAGAACTTCAACCTGAG CTTATGAAACTGAAGTTGAAGAAAAACAATTGGAGTTCCGACTCTTACAGATTCGATGAAGTATTTACAGAATCTGCTTCTCAAAAGCGTGTCTATGAGGCAGTAGCAAAACCTGTAGTTGAG GGTGTGTTGAATGGGTATAATGGAACAATTATGGCGTATGGTCAAACAGGAACTGGCAAAACTTATACACTTGGCAAATTGGGAAAGGATGATGCATCTGAGAGAGGAATTATGGTTAGGGCTTTGGAGGACATCATTGCTAGTGCATCTCCAGCATCTGATAGTGTGGAAATGTCCTATCTACAG ATCTATATGGAAAGTGTTCAAGATTTACTTGCTCCAGAAAAAGTCAACATTCCAATTGTTGATGATCCAAAAAACGGGGAAGTCTCAGTGCCTGGTGCAGCAGTTGTCAAGATTCAAAATCTTGACCATTTTTTGCATTTACTACAAATTGGAGAAGCAAATCGGCATGCAGCAAACACAAGAATGAACACTGAATCTTCTCGTAGCCATGCAATTCTTATGGTATCTGTTAGAAGATCTGTTATTGATAAAGAAGAAAACGACACATCTTTTCAAGGGAAAGATGATACAAGTGTGTTAGTTGGTGGCCATGTGATACCAACTGTTCGAAAAAGCAAGCTGCTTATAGTTGATCTTGCAGGTTCTGAACGCCTGGACAAATCTG GGAGTGAAGGTCACTTGGTTGAAGAGACAAAATTTATAAATCTTTCTCTTAGTTCCCTTGGAAAATGTATAAATGCATTGGCTGAAAATAGCCCTCATATACCAACAAGAGATTCTAAGCTAACAAGATTGCTTCGTGACTCTTTTGGAG GCTCTGCAAGAACATCTCTAATAGTAACAATTGGGCCATCTTCTAGATACCATACAGAAACTGCAAGCACCATAATGTTTGGGCAAAGG GCCATGAAAGTAGTAAACTATGTAAAGTTAAAAGAAGAGTTTGATTATGAAAGTTTGTGTCATAAACTTGAGAATCAAATTGATATACTCACAAAGGAGGTGGACAGACAACAAAAATCCAAAGCAGACAACACATTAAGATTGGAGAATAATCTTAAAGAGTGCCAAAATAGCTTTGAGGAAGCTCAAAAGTCATTAATTGCAAGGTGTGAG GTGTTAGAGAAGGATAAATCTCAACTGGAATTAGAAATGAAAGATGTTTTAAAggaattgaattttcaaaaagatCAGAATGAGATAGTTTGTAAAGAAGTTGAGCGTCTAGAAAGAAGCTTGAAGCATTGCGAG AAATATGAGGTTGAAACATCAACATACCAGAAAGTACTTGCAGACACAACACAAATGTATGAGAAGAAAATATCCGAATTAATGTCACAGTTAGATGATGAACGAGAAAGGTCAAACAACATTGACCAACAGTTAAATTCAATGAAAAATCTACTAAGTGGTCATGAAAAGTCAATGGAG CAATATGAGATTGAATGTTCTACATACCAAAAGGCACTTGCAGAAACCACTCAGATGTATGAGAAAAGAATTATGGAGCTGGTTATACAAGTGGAGGATGAACATGAAAGATATGTTGGTTTGGAAGATGACATGATTTCATTAAAGAAAGCTTCAAGTGATCATCATAGTTCACTACAA GAGATTGACACTCTCAGAAAGGAACTACAAGAAATGTCTCAGCTTCATGAAGCAGCTCTTGATGAACTTGAGTTAGTGAAAACAGAATATAAAAGTTTATCATCAGAGAAG gATAAATTAAGCAATGAACTTTTCACTGTAAGAGAAGCCCTTTCACTTGAGGAGAAACGAAGGAAGGCAGTTGAAAAAGAGCTAAGTAGTATAAAAAATGCAGTACCCGAAAGCGAGGATGACTTTgag GACAAGAGACCTTCCATGAAAGAAAATATTGCACGAGGATCAACAAATGGGGCCCCCTTGGGTCTACACAATTCAAACAAATCAAGAGAATCAAATTCTTTTCAGCGTACCACTATAGCTAAGATATGTGAAGAAG TTGGGCTTCAAAAGATATTGGCACTATTGCAATCTGCTGATTTAGATGTCCAAACACACGCAGTGAAAGTGGTGGCAAATCTTGCTGCTGAAG ATATAAATCAGGAAAAAATTGTACAAGAAGGTGGTCTAGATGCACTGCTGATTCTATTAAGAACCTCCCAGAATACAACGCTACTTAGGGTTGCTTCTGGAGCCATTGCAAATCTTGCAATGAATG AACTGAATCAAGGATTAATTATGGGTAAAGGAGGTGCTGCTTTACTAGCACATACATCATCAAAAACAGATGATCCTCAAACTCTCAGAATGGTAGCTGGAGCAATTGCAAATTTATGTGGAAATG AAAAGTTACATTTACTGCTGATTGAACAAGGAGGTGTTAGAGCACTTTTGGGGATGGTTAGATCTGGAAATAATGATGTCATCGCTCAGGTGGCTCGGGGATTAGCAAATTTTGCTAAATGTGAAACTCGAGCAATAACTCAAG gacaCAAGGAAGGTCGTTCTCTTTTAATGGATGATGGTGTCCTTTCATGGTTGCTTGCAAACTCAAATACTTCCTCAATATCAACCCGCCGTCACATTGAACTTGCTCTTTGTCATTTAGCACAAAATG AGGATAATACTAGGGATTTTGTGACAAGTGGAGGAGTTAAACAACTTGCCAGAATTTCGGTGGAATCGAGTAGAGATGATATTCGTAGCTTGGCAAAGAAGATATTGAGATTGAATCGCGCATTTCAAGCAGAGGTGCAACACGGATAG
- the LOC111913208 gene encoding kinesin-like protein KIN-UC isoform X2, giving the protein MLNNGSSKHEKQHVTPPPSARTVGSGGAPSVRSKTPSSSASRRSVTPNSRSHTRQSDDDAEPGRVRVAIRLRPKNTEDLSDADFFDCVELQPELMKLKLKKNNWSSDSYRFDEVFTESASQKRVYEAVAKPVVEGVLNGYNGTIMAYGQTGTGKTYTLGKLGKDDASERGIMVRALEDIIASASPASDSVEMSYLQIYMESVQDLLAPEKVNIPIVDDPKNGEVSVPGAAVVKIQNLDHFLHLLQIGEANRHAANTRMNTESSRSHAILMVSVRRSVIDKEENDTSFQGKDDTSVLVGGHVIPTVRKSKLLIVDLAGSERLDKSGSEGHLVEETKFINLSLSSLGKCINALAENSPHIPTRDSKLTRLLRDSFGGSARTSLIVTIGPSSRYHTETASTIMFGQRAMKVVNYVKLKEEFDYESLCHKLENQIDILTKEVDRQQKSKADNTLRLENNLKECQNSFEEAQKSLIARCEVLEKDKSQLELEMKDVLKELNFQKDQNEIVCKEVERLERSLKHCEKYEVETSTYQKVLADTTQMYEKKISELMSQLDDERERSNNIDQQLNSMKNLLSGHEKSMEQYEIECSTYQKALAETTQMYEKRIMELVIQVEDEHERYVGLEDDMISLKKASSDHHSSLQEIDTLRKELQEMSQLHEAALDELELVKTEYKSLSSEKDKLSNELFTVREALSLEEKRRKAVEKELSSIKNAVPESEDDFEDKRPSMKENIARGSTNGAPLGLHNSNKSRESNSFQRTTIAKICEEVGLQKILALLQSADLDVQTHAVKVVANLAAEDINQEKIVQEGGLDALLILLRTSQNTTLLRVASGAIANLAMNELNQGLIMGKGGAALLAHTSSKTDDPQTLRMVAGAIANLCGNEKLHLLLIEQGGVRALLGMVRSGNNDVIAQVARGLANFAKCETRAITQGHKEGRSLLMDDGVLSWLLANSNTSSISTRRHIELALCHLAQNEDNTRDFVTSGGVKQLARISVESSRDDIRSLAKKILRLNRAFQAEVQHG; this is encoded by the exons ATGCTGAACAATGGTAGTAGTAAGCATGAGAAACAGCATGTTACGCCACCGCCTTCTGCTAGAACTGTTGGCAGCGGAGGTGCTCCCTCCGTTCGCTCTAAAACACCGTCTTCTTCCGCTTCCAGACGTTCTGTTACCCCCAATTCTCGTTCTCACACTCGGCAGAGCGACGACGACGCAG AACCTGGAAGAGTGAGAGTTGCTATTAGACTACGACCAAAAAACACAGAGGATCTTTCAGATGCTGATTTTTTCGACTGTGTAGAACTTCAACCTGAG CTTATGAAACTGAAGTTGAAGAAAAACAATTGGAGTTCCGACTCTTACAGATTCGATGAAGTATTTACAGAATCTGCTTCTCAAAAGCGTGTCTATGAGGCAGTAGCAAAACCTGTAGTTGAG GGTGTGTTGAATGGGTATAATGGAACAATTATGGCGTATGGTCAAACAGGAACTGGCAAAACTTATACACTTGGCAAATTGGGAAAGGATGATGCATCTGAGAGAGGAATTATGGTTAGGGCTTTGGAGGACATCATTGCTAGTGCATCTCCAGCATCTGATAGTGTGGAAATGTCCTATCTACAG ATCTATATGGAAAGTGTTCAAGATTTACTTGCTCCAGAAAAAGTCAACATTCCAATTGTTGATGATCCAAAAAACGGGGAAGTCTCAGTGCCTGGTGCAGCAGTTGTCAAGATTCAAAATCTTGACCATTTTTTGCATTTACTACAAATTGGAGAAGCAAATCGGCATGCAGCAAACACAAGAATGAACACTGAATCTTCTCGTAGCCATGCAATTCTTATGGTATCTGTTAGAAGATCTGTTATTGATAAAGAAGAAAACGACACATCTTTTCAAGGGAAAGATGATACAAGTGTGTTAGTTGGTGGCCATGTGATACCAACTGTTCGAAAAAGCAAGCTGCTTATAGTTGATCTTGCAGGTTCTGAACGCCTGGACAAATCTG GGAGTGAAGGTCACTTGGTTGAAGAGACAAAATTTATAAATCTTTCTCTTAGTTCCCTTGGAAAATGTATAAATGCATTGGCTGAAAATAGCCCTCATATACCAACAAGAGATTCTAAGCTAACAAGATTGCTTCGTGACTCTTTTGGAG GCTCTGCAAGAACATCTCTAATAGTAACAATTGGGCCATCTTCTAGATACCATACAGAAACTGCAAGCACCATAATGTTTGGGCAAAGG GCCATGAAAGTAGTAAACTATGTAAAGTTAAAAGAAGAGTTTGATTATGAAAGTTTGTGTCATAAACTTGAGAATCAAATTGATATACTCACAAAGGAGGTGGACAGACAACAAAAATCCAAAGCAGACAACACATTAAGATTGGAGAATAATCTTAAAGAGTGCCAAAATAGCTTTGAGGAAGCTCAAAAGTCATTAATTGCAAGGTGTGAG GTGTTAGAGAAGGATAAATCTCAACTGGAATTAGAAATGAAAGATGTTTTAAAggaattgaattttcaaaaagatCAGAATGAGATAGTTTGTAAAGAAGTTGAGCGTCTAGAAAGAAGCTTGAAGCATTGCGAG AAATATGAGGTTGAAACATCAACATACCAGAAAGTACTTGCAGACACAACACAAATGTATGAGAAGAAAATATCCGAATTAATGTCACAGTTAGATGATGAACGAGAAAGGTCAAACAACATTGACCAACAGTTAAATTCAATGAAAAATCTACTAAGTGGTCATGAAAAGTCAATGGAG CAATATGAGATTGAATGTTCTACATACCAAAAGGCACTTGCAGAAACCACTCAGATGTATGAGAAAAGAATTATGGAGCTGGTTATACAAGTGGAGGATGAACATGAAAGATATGTTGGTTTGGAAGATGACATGATTTCATTAAAGAAAGCTTCAAGTGATCATCATAGTTCACTACAA GAGATTGACACTCTCAGAAAGGAACTACAAGAAATGTCTCAGCTTCATGAAGCAGCTCTTGATGAACTTGAGTTAGTGAAAACAGAATATAAAAGTTTATCATCAGAGAAG gATAAATTAAGCAATGAACTTTTCACTGTAAGAGAAGCCCTTTCACTTGAGGAGAAACGAAGGAAGGCAGTTGAAAAAGAGCTAAGTAGTATAAAAAATGCAGTACCCGAAAGCGAGGATGACTTTgag GACAAGAGACCTTCCATGAAAGAAAATATTGCACGAGGATCAACAAATGGGGCCCCCTTGGGTCTACACAATTCAAACAAATCAAGAGAATCAAATTCTTTTCAGCGTACCACTATAGCTAAGATATGTGAAGAAG TTGGGCTTCAAAAGATATTGGCACTATTGCAATCTGCTGATTTAGATGTCCAAACACACGCAGTGAAAGTGGTGGCAAATCTTGCTGCTGAAG ATATAAATCAGGAAAAAATTGTACAAGAAGGTGGTCTAGATGCACTGCTGATTCTATTAAGAACCTCCCAGAATACAACGCTACTTAGGGTTGCTTCTGGAGCCATTGCAAATCTTGCAATGAATG AACTGAATCAAGGATTAATTATGGGTAAAGGAGGTGCTGCTTTACTAGCACATACATCATCAAAAACAGATGATCCTCAAACTCTCAGAATGGTAGCTGGAGCAATTGCAAATTTATGTGGAAATG AAAAGTTACATTTACTGCTGATTGAACAAGGAGGTGTTAGAGCACTTTTGGGGATGGTTAGATCTGGAAATAATGATGTCATCGCTCAGGTGGCTCGGGGATTAGCAAATTTTGCTAAATGTGAAACTCGAGCAATAACTCAAG gacaCAAGGAAGGTCGTTCTCTTTTAATGGATGATGGTGTCCTTTCATGGTTGCTTGCAAACTCAAATACTTCCTCAATATCAACCCGCCGTCACATTGAACTTGCTCTTTGTCATTTAGCACAAAATG AGGATAATACTAGGGATTTTGTGACAAGTGGAGGAGTTAAACAACTTGCCAGAATTTCGGTGGAATCGAGTAGAGATGATATTCGTAGCTTGGCAAAGAAGATATTGAGATTGAATCGCGCATTTCAAGCAGAGGTGCAACACGGATAG
- the LOC111913207 gene encoding protein FLOWERING LOCUS D has protein sequence MNPSNETHQQQILPNVHNPLQFTIVLPHSDTNSNPNSSLSNPSNVNDLLTLGIPRKRRRGRPHDTLSSNQVYNLPPEFPNNHQTTQNSFGSNHFDRNPNIGSNQAAQVGVSDEIIVINKEATSEALIALTAGFPADVLTEEEIDAGVVSVVGGIEQVNYILIRNHIITKWRENVFNWVTKEMFLDVVPSHCSKLLDSAYNYLLSHGYINFGVSPLIKDKILAEANTKGNVIVIGAGLSGLAAARQLMTFGYKVTVLEGRKRPGGRVYTRKMEGGNKVAAADLGGSVLTGTHGNPLGILARQLSYPLHKIRDKCPLYRLDGTPVDSKTDTKVEIAFNQLLDKASKLRQLMGEVSQDVSLGAALETFWEVDNNSSNSEETSLFNWHLANLEYANAGLLSKLSLAFWDQDDPYDMGGDHCFLPGGNWRLVHALAENVPILYEKTVNSIRYSSDGVQVAVNGGQVFEGDIALCTVPLGVLKSGFIKFTPALPQRKLDGIKRLGFGLLNKVAMLFPNPFWGTDLDMFGHLSENPSTRGEFFLFYSYANVAGGPVLMALVAGEAARSFESMPPTDAVKRILQILRGIYSPQGIEVPEPIQTVCTRWGCDPFSLGSYSNVAVGSTGDDYDILAESVGDGKLFFAGEATTRRYPATMHGAFLSGLREAANIYHFDTNRAIRGKIEKNPSKNAYVCGSVLADLFREPDLEFGSFSVIYNKKDLGAMCVLRVGFVKKGQESWKEGQLYSNKLIFQQLQSHFNQQQEVHVYTLLSREQVLELREVKGGDEMRLNYLIEKLGVKLIGRKGLGPGADDVISQIKAERSKSKPAVTVKSGTLKPKSAMKQKLVRKAKILRKNNNQLLPVKGVGGNDVEVKVGGSSVSGMTKLVVNESIPSVNMNVGEGLIGNFSASASASASDPPNVEGLGVGVGAASHDWDLVELDGEML, from the exons ATGAACCCCTCGAACGAAACCCATCAACAACAAATCCTCCCTAACGTTCACAACCCTCTGCAATTCACCATCGTTCTACCCCACTCTGACACCAattcaaaccctaattcttcacTCTCAAACCCTAGTAATGTCAACGACTTGCTCACACTCGGTATTCCTAGAAAACGAAGACGAGGCAGGCCACACGATACTCTCTCCTCCAATCAGGTATACAATTTACCTCCCGAATTTCCCAACAATCACCAAACAACACAAAATTCTTTCGGTTCTAATCATTTTGATAGAAACCCTAACATCGGATCAAATCAAGCAGCACAAGTAGGTGTATCCGATGAAATAATAGTAATCAACAAAGAAGCAACATCCGAAGCTTTGATTGCTTTAACCGCCGGGTTTCCGGCGGATGTACTTACAGAAGAAGAAATCGACGCAGGAGTTGTTTCGGTTGTTGGTGGAATCGAACAGGTCAATTACATACTGATTCGAAACCATATCATCACCAAATGGAGAGAGAACGTATTCAATTGGGTAACAAAAGAGATGTTTCTCGATGTTGTACCTTCGCATTGTAGTAAGCTTTTAGATTCTGCATATAACTATCTACTCTCACATGGATACATCAATTTTGGGGTTTCACCATTGATCAAAGATAAAATTCTGGCTGAAGCTAATACAAAAGGGAATGTAATAGTCATAGGTGCTGGTCTTTCTGGACTTGCAGCTGCAAGACAACTGATGACATTTGGGtataaagttacagttttggaagGAAGAAAACGTCCAGGTGGACGAGTTTACACCAGGAAAATGGAAGGAGGAAATAAAGTTGCAGCTGCTGATTTAGGAGGAAGTGTTTTAACAGGTACACATGGAAACCCTCTTGGGATTTTAGCCAGACAATTATCATATCCTCTTCATAAAATTCGCGATAAATGTCCACTCTATCGATTAGATGGAACACCAGTAGATTCCAAAACTGATACCAAAGTTGAAATAGCTTTCAATCAACTCCTAGACAAAGCAAGCAAGCTTAGACAGCTAATGGGTGAAGTCTCACAAGATGTTTCTCTAGGGGCAGCTTTGGAAACATTTTGGGAAGTTGACAACAACTCTTCAAATTCAGAAGAAACAAGTCTGTTCAATTGGCATCTTGCTAATCTAGAATATGCAAACGCGGGTTTACTCTCTAAACTCTCTTTAGCATTTTGGGATCAAGATGACCCATATGACATGGGAGGCGACCATTGTTTCTTGCCAGGTGGCAACTGGAGATTGGTCCATGCGTTAGCCGAAAACGTCCCGATTCTTTATGAAAAAACAGTAAATTCTATTCGTTACAGCAGTGATGGAGTACAAGTTGCTGTGAATGGAGGACAAGTTTTTGAAGGAGACATTGCTTTATGCACTGTTCCACTTGGGGTTTTAAAAAGTGGGTTCATTAAATTCACCCCTGCATTACCTCAAAGAAAATTAGATGGAATCAAACGATTAGGATTCGGTTTATTAAACAAAGTCGCAATGCTTTTTCCTAATCCCTTTTGGGGCACCGATTTGGACATGTTTGGGCATTTATCCGAGAACCCAAGTACACGTGGCGAATTCTTTCTATTCTACAGCTATGCAAATGTAGCAGGTGGGCCCGTGTTAATGGCTCTAGTGGCAGGTGAAGCTGCACGTTCATTCGAAAGCATGCCACCCACTGACGCGGTGAAACGTATCCTCCAAATCCTACGTGGCATATACTCGCCACAAGGGATCGAAGTCCCGGAACCGATACAAACTGTGTGCACACGATGGGGTTGCGACCCGTTTTCTCTTGGGTCGTATTCAAATGTTGCGGTGGGGTCCACCGGGGACGATTACGACATTTTAGCAGAAAGCGTAGGGGACGGGAAGCTTTTTTTCGCTGGGGAGGCGACCACGAGACGTTACCCTGCAACCATGCATGGCGCGTTTTTAAGCGGGTTAAGAGAAGCTGCTAATATTTACCATTTTGACACCAATCGAGCTATCAGGGGTAAAATCGAGAAAAACCCGTCAAAAAACGCGTATGTTTGCGGGTCGGTTCTTGCGGATCTGTTTCGGGAGCCGGATCTGGAATTCGGGAGTTTTTCGGTTATTTATAATAAGAAGGATTTGGGAGCGATGTGTGTTTTGCGTGTGGGGTTTGTGAAAAAAGGGCAAGAGAGTTGGAAAGAAGGTCAGTTGTATTCCAATAAGTTAATATTCCAACAGTTGCAATCGCATTTTAATCAGCAACAAGAGGTTCATGTGTATACTTTGTTATCAAGGGAACAAGTGTTGGAACTGAGGGAAGTGAAAGGAGGTGATGAAATGAGGTTGAATTATTTGATTGAGAAACTTGGAGTGAAATTGATTGGAAGGAAAGGGTTGGGACCTGGTGCTGATGATGTTATTTCTCAAATTAAGGCTGAAAGAAGTAAAAGCAAACCTGCAGTTACTGTTAAATCTG GAACCTTGAAGCCGAAATCAGCTATGAAGCAGAAGTTGGTGAG AAAGGCGAAGATATTGCGGAAAAACAATAATCAGTTGCTTCCTGTTAAAGGGGTTGGGGGTAATGATGTGGAAGTTAAAGTAGGTGGTAGTAGTGTAAGTGGAATGACCAAATTGGTGGTTAACGAGTCGATTCCAAGTGTAAATATGAATGTGGGTGAAGGGCTGATTGGTAATTTTAGCGCCTCTGCCTCTGCCTCTGCCTCTGATCCTCCGAATGTTGAGGGACTTGGTGTTGGGGTTGGGGCTGCTTCACATGATTGGGATTTAGTAGAATTAGATGGTGAAatgttgtaa